The Amphiura filiformis chromosome 1, Afil_fr2py, whole genome shotgun sequence nucleotide sequence CCAATGTATCATACGCTGCCTGGCTGTTGTTAGTAGGTCATCGTAGGGACCAATAGCTTGCTTCACCCTGGTCCGTACCTCTTCGTTGGTCACGTGGTCTTTATATGAGATGTTGAGGATCTTACGGAAACACCTCAACTCCAGTGCTTGTACTCTCCTTTCTAGGTCTGCTGTCAGTGTCCACGATTCACAAACATACAGGAAGATGGAATAGTTTGATTTTGAGCCCAGAGAGGTGTTCTTGTCATTCCATAATGGCTTTAATTTTGCCATGGCGCTGGTTATTTGTGCGATCCTGGAAAGCACTTCAGGTTTTGACCCTTCATCTTATATCATCGCACCAAGATATTTGATGCTGGTTACTATGCCTAATCGTTGCTCACTTATTTCCACTGCTTCAATGATTCCTGTTGGATTGTTGGTCATCAGCTTGGTCTTTTTTGAGCTTATTTCCATACCATGCATCTGTGATGTTTGATGGAGATTAGTAATCAGGGACTTTAATTCTTGCTCACTACTAGCTAAGCCATCTATATCATCAGCGAAGCAAAGATTGGATACTGCTCAGTGCCTGTTATGTTGGCCATTTCCTAATGGTTCTCTAGCGCATTAGCGATAATATTCTTTCAAGGAATAAGTTGAATAGCGTTGGTTATAGCAGGTATCCTTGTCCAACCCCCACTCTTGTTCTGTTCGAAACCACTCATCTATGCTTCCATTTGCCAGCACTGTACACATGGCATTACTATACAGCTGTTTGATGGTACGCACTAGTGTTGGGATGATGCTATAAGTTCTCATAGTGGTCCATGCCACACCCTATCGAACGCCTTCTTAAAGTCAATAAAGACATGGTATAGGTCCTGCTGGTGCTGGAGATATTTTTCACACAGTATTCTAAGGTTGAATATCTGTTCTGTGGTACTCCTTCCTGCTCTGAAGCCCGTTTGTTCTTCAGCGATGATGTTCTCCACCAGAGGTTTCAGTCTGTTCAAAATAAATCTTAACATTATTTGCGTGGGTGGCTGATGAGGCTGATTGTACGGTATTTTTGACCAAGCTGGGGTTTCCTTTTTGGGGGAGTGTAATCACTAGTGAATGTGTCTAAGATGTGGGCCAGTTGCCTGTCTTCCAAATGATATTGTGTGGTACACATACAATAATATCATAAGCAGACTCAACAGAATACCTTATTAATTCAATGTAACTATGAGCATAACGAGGGTTGGGAGCCAGAAaggcttaactcacaaaggattcatttgtgagttaaggctttctggttctcaaccgtCGATAATATTGCTCGATATAGAAAACAATAACAAGCATGGATTGGAAATTCCAATAAATATTCAATATCAACATTATACGAATGCCTAACAGTTTATACCTGTGTCATTTGTGAAAGGACAGTATACTAgtgttattttaaaacaagtattTTATTGCACATATCAATTTCAGCTGATTATCATTTTTCCTTATGCAGGTGGTTGGTTCATCTTGTTGCGTCCTTGTTGTTACACAGGGGCATTAAAACGGTGTTCAAgaattatgaattttaaatgcGCCCGTTGTCAATAAACTCGCTCTGAGAATATGTGTCACAAAAACACTTTTTAAAACAAGATTCTAATTTTAGTAACAAATTATACAAGGTGTGTTTCAGCATCGGGACTGCCTCTTAAGGGAGTCCAGGGGATATTCTGTGAAACAAAATTTACACGTTGTGCAGCGTTCTCTGTTTGACATAAGAGCACTTGTTTATGTATTCACTTAGGCCATTTGTAACATTTGATATATAGGGATCTCTGATATCTGATTTGCAAATGCCAGGTCATCTTAGATATACTGACATAAAACTTCGGGTAAAAAATCTCAAAACCAGAAATATATGTTGAGggaaaaaaatagaaaaactTATTTTTGATGGATGTCTCCTCAAATTCAGTCAGCATTATTATTGTACAAATTACAAATTCAGGTAACCTACAATACAACGGTAATAACAGTCAATTACCATTAGCTATgtatttagagaaataaatgataACCCTTTGTATGAAAATATCATGTAGATTGGTCGACAGATGCATTTATTGTAGGAATCGTACACTATTACTTGCttaatttaaaattacatttatGCAAAATCGATGGAAAATATATTCAAGCTGGTACAAAGTAGTGTAGTAGATAAAGCGATTTTTATGGTAATATTCAAATATTGCGGAAGATCAAAGCTGAGTATAAATCCATACATGTGTTCAAATGATATACTAGGTCATTACAATGTTAATCTATACATACATATTATCATTAAGAGATGCCGCCAATACCGGTAATAAATGAGATAAATCattattgtaattttatataaagtATCAGTAATATGACCATTtattgaccccaattctgtttattGGATGCTTTTGTACTTTCTAAAAGCATGAAAAACGTTTCTTCATGACTTATTGAATTTTTTAAACTTCGcattaataagcccaatcgccattctaacttccggtttttaagagcagttttgggacactttgacctctgacatatcgggaaaattgacgtaattattattaattttcttattattgccATAATGTTGatcataaaaaatactaaataCTTAATTTATAAAagactaatattttttatatttgttttaattattaatGTTGCAACAAGCAATCAAACAGAAAGATGATTTACGATTAAAACAAGATAAGTAGTAACAATATACAAGATTAATATAATTGGAAAATAAACCTGAAGAAGCGCTATTCTCTTGGTGAGAAAAATAAGTGAACAGTATCATCAAGTAAAATAATACCGACACAGTGTCATGGTTACTCATGGTTAATAAAGCAACTGTATTAGTTGTATCATCTATCTAATAGTCAAATATAAATATACGGTATATTTCATTTATAATGCTCCAACTGATTGATTGCGATCACGGGATTGCAATGTGAGTCAAGATAAGCGGAGCACACGAATGAAGAACTGGGAATATACTCTGACGATTTAAAGGGCAATTATACGATTACTTCTTTACTTAGTATCTGCAGATATTCACGGTTCGAATGATTTGTAAAAGAATTGGCATTAATTACGTATTTGATTCTCGACAatagtaaatattttattttctaaatagaTCAAACATATGTATATATAGATACTTCGAAGACAATTTGTCTTTTGCAGTCAATTCAATTTCAGCAATGGTTTATGATGCCATTAAAAGTACATGTATTTCTTTCGACCCCCTCAACGTGTGTAGTTCTAAAAACCACGTGTATATCATTAAAACATCACTACACTGTTTGAaccggggggggggaggaggttaGATTCCTTGTATTTGATTATGATCAGGTTTTGTAGTTGACAGGCTAATGCTACAGAAATTACTTAATTAGTATGATCTCGAATGCTATTGTCGATGATATCTATAAGTACCTTCATTATCATTGTAGGTTatttaactcatacaaagattcttatcatttgatcGGTCaattgtgactggacgcggcgaatcagccgtaaagttggccccggtcaattttgttttatttcgtgtttagaaaatatataccataagcttt carries:
- the LOC140162286 gene encoding uncharacterized protein, giving the protein MAKLKPLWNDKNTSLGSKSNYSIFLYVCESWTLTADLERRVQALELRCFRKILNISYKDHVTNEEVRTRVKQAIGPYDDLLTTARQRMIHWYGHIFRSSGLAKTILQGTVNGSRRRRRQKKKWGDNIKEWTGLNFSTSQRAVKVRN